The window TGGTGTTATATGTGGCACGGTCGATGATGAATACAATTTTATTGACGTTTATTTTCACATATTTGATTGTGCATTTAATTCGGTTTACGCAAAGAAAATTTCCGCATATCCCTGCGCAAGTAATTGTAGTTCTCGCTTATCTCTTAGTGATTGCAGTTATATACTTTGCTATTACTATTTATGTGCCAATTTTGATTAAACAAATTATTAAAATGAGTCATTCTTTGATGAAGTTTTATCAATCTGACAATATGGACTGGCTAACGCGATATATGAATCATTATATTAGCGATAGTGAAATTACAACTCAGGCAAAGCATGGTGTGACAATTCTGGTTCATGCCTTAACTAACTTTGGAACTTTAACAATTGCTTTTTTCATGTCACTAATTATGAGCTTCTTCTATACGATCGAACTTGGGTCGATGAATGAATTCTCCCATACTTTTTTGAATAGTCGCCATTTATCTTGGCTATTTAAAGATATTGCCTATTTTGGCAATAAGTTTGTTAATACTTTTGGTGTAGTTTTAGAAGCTCAGTTCTTCATTGCATTATGTAATACAGCAATGACAATGATTTGCCTAATTATTATGAGGATGCCACAAATTATTGCTCTGGGATTAATGGTCTTCATTCTAAGTTTGATCCCGGTTGCCGGTGTAATTATTTCCTTGATTCCGTTAAGTTTAGTCGCATATTCTGTTGGTGGAATTAGATATGTGATTTATATCTTCATTATAATTATGATAATTCACGCTATCGAA of the Lactobacillus isalae genome contains:
- a CDS encoding AI-2E family transporter, which gives rise to MGQAWEKFKENTIVHRLVTLCLIILVLYVARSMMNTILLTFIFTYLIVHLIRFTQRKFPHIPAQVIVVLAYLLVIAVIYFAITIYVPILIKQIIKMSHSLMKFYQSDNMDWLTRYMNHYISDSEITTQAKHGVTILVHALTNFGTLTIAFFMSLIMSFFYTIELGSMNEFSHTFLNSRHLSWLFKDIAYFGNKFVNTFGVVLEAQFFIALCNTAMTMICLIIMRMPQIIALGLMVFILSLIPVAGVIISLIPLSLVAYSVGGIRYVIYIFIIIMIIHAIEAYILNPKFMSSKTELPIFYTFVVLLAGEHFLGTWGLIVGVPIFTFLLDILGVKSVKKKKPKILKIESKK